The Patescibacteria group bacterium DNA window GGCGTTCTGATGATCTGATGTCTTAAAACATCGTTGGACAAGCGCAAAAAATTATCCAACTCGGCTAACTTCTCGCCGGCCAGATCAAACTCGGCCAACTTATAATAGCCGTGATTGTAGCCGCCGATCTCATAGGCCAATTTCTTTTTACCCCAATCTTCGGCGTAGGTAACTTCGCCGCCGACCGCGGTGATCTGTTGTTTGATCTTGGCGTCAATTGCCTTGGCTTCATCCTCGGTAAATTTATTCGGGATGATGAAAAGCAATTCATAATGGGCGCTTTCTAATTTTTTGACTTTGGACATAATAAATTTATTCTTCTTAAATTATTAATTTTATTGCCGACCATCCCGCCGCAAGTCCGAGGCGGACTTTGGCGGGATTATGCGATCCGCCACTCGTCCCGACGCAAGGTCGGGACTCTGGCGGCTTCCGCATAAAAAAATCTCTTGCCCGTCTGCCTTTCAATAAAGACAGCCAAACAAGAGATTTCTTGCTGATTGCCGATGGCCGCGGAATTTAACCGTGACCGATCTGCCCAGGGCAGACCATGGAAAAGGCGATATT harbors:
- the rpsF gene encoding 30S ribosomal protein S6 — encoded protein: MSKVKKLESAHYELLFIIPNKFTEDEAKAIDAKIKQQITAVGGEVTYAEDWGKKKLAYEIGGYNHGYYKLAEFDLAGEKLAELDNFLRLSNDVLRHQIIRTPKRTAEQIAADRKKSEELAAIRKRLKEGGSEKKELAEEKTAGLVTEEKKAPAVEERKSFKKKTELKDLDAKLDDILDTKDLI